The Xenopus laevis strain J_2021 chromosome 5L, Xenopus_laevis_v10.1, whole genome shotgun sequence genome has a segment encoding these proteins:
- the LOC121393834 gene encoding zinc finger MYM-type protein 1-like: MSKNLYRHASGAAKRRKKNKEQKETVKQKTYMQSFLVPKHQLVQPDGDEQGTSFTTSIDSTAAHPNATNTYAVSISNLEQGVIPSAHHKSSKSRVDSNTPQPDEQGTSCSISQVADTDQTIVSRALHPNDDDEVVIQSSSHAVCTIITKSTRDTEVATMVQSPLTMDYEETGDYAPVSQSQQSISAIPEITTTSNAIKNIIKSYSNDPAEWGSNISEDLREYFSKNQIQNKYVDYSASKRTYTDITRYLTKELFIRKRNNAECITRDWMIYSPSTGTIFCVPCKLYSSLSHALATSGFNDWKNAAARLREHENSPDHRKCVFIFTDRANPECRIDRALIEQEVHEQKYWREVLRRVVDVVKFLGERGLPFRGTDELFGSPQNGAFLGILELIAKYDPFLEQHIKKYGGGSGRGVSNYMSSTIVEEFIELMGNKVAQVIVQELYTAKYFSLIVDSTPDLSHVDQLAIVLRYVNKDGPVERLLGFVPIYSHTGEHLENTVLSFLAVLKINIQDCRGQSYDNASNMSGRYNGLQARIRAINQLAYYVPCSAHSLNLVGTCAAESCLKAATFFNLLECIYVFFSSSTHRWNILKNELCKAPGNLSVKGLSGTRWAARSDATKALRIGFQYVKNALRELESSDHQVRVQHEAKSLLGKLNHFETAILLVVWGNILERLNATSKTLQNTKICLSEVVILYNSLIAYVQIIRDSFDTYELEAKKLTRDHTYAGEGKRLKKRKTFADESPFDDVNQHMSARNKFITETFYVLTDSLIAELKRRNQCYECLNNRFDIFNTNLPISDLRSSADKLQKNYPEDLEDCFTEEFLQFSALIPQESMVCPMAMRQYIIARDLQKTFPNTETLLRMFLCMSVTNASGERSFSCLKRIKNERRTTMGQERLSALSLLAVESALVRQLDFDDIVDSFAKQKVRKVNL; the protein is encoded by the coding sequence ATGTCGAAGAATCTGTATAGGCATGCCTCAGGGGCTgctaaaaggagaaagaaaaataaagagcaaaaagagacagtaaaacaaaagaCGTATATGCAATCTTTTTTAGTACCAAAGCATCAGCTTGTTCAGCCTGATGGTGATGAACAAGGAACAAGTTTCACCACAAGTATAGATAGTACTGCAGCGCATCCTAATGCTACAAATACATATGCTGTCTCTATCTCCAATTTGGAGCAAGGAGTAATTCCTTCTGCTCATCATAAATCCAGCAAAAGCCGTGTAGATTCTAATACACCTCAGCCTGATGAACAAGGAACAAGTTGCTCCATAAGTCAAGTTGCTGACACTGATCAAACTATAGTAAGCCGTGCATTACAtcctaatgatgatgatgaagtcgtCATCCAGTCATCCAGTCATGCTGTTTGTACTATAATCACCAAAAGCACTAGAGATACAGAAGTAGCTACTATGGTGCAAAGCCCATTGACCATGGACTATGAAGAAACTGGAGATTATGCCCCAGTTTCCCAATCCCAGCAGTCCATATCTGCTATACCAGAAATTACAACAACTTCAAATGCTATCAAAAATATCATTAAGAGTTACTCTAATGATCCTGCTGAGTGGGGAAGTAACATTTCTGAAGATTTGCGTGAATATTTTTCtaagaatcaaattcaaaataagtaTGTGGACTACTCTGCATCTAAAAGAACATATACTGATATTACAAGGTATCTGACTAAAGAACTATTCATACGGAAAAGAAATAATGCTGAATGTATTACTCGTGATTGGATGATCTACTCACCCTCAACAGGAACTATATTCTGTGTGCCGTGTAAACTTTATAGTAGTTTGTCTCATGCCCTTGCAACATCGGGCTTTAATGACTGGAAAAATGCTGCTGCAAGATTAAGGGAGCATGAGAATTCACCTGATCATCGCAAGTGTGTTTTCATATTCACAGACAGGGCAAACCCTGAATGCCGAATAGACCGCGCTCTTATTGAACAAGAAGTTCATGAACAGAAGTACTGGCGGGAAGTTTTAAGAAGGGTTGTCGATGTTGTAAAGTTCCTTGGTGAACGTGGCTTACCATTCAGGGGAACTGATGAGCTATTTGGATCCCCACAGAATGGGGCATTTCTGGGAATACTAGAGCTTATTGCTAAATATGACCCATTTCTTGAGCAGCATATAAAGAAGTATGGTGGCGGGTCAGGCAGAGGGGTAAGCAACTACATGTCATCTACCATAGTAGAGGAGTTCATCGAGTTAATGGGAAATAAAGTTGCTCAAGTAATAGTGCAAGAGCTATACACtgccaaatatttttctttaattgtagaTTCCACACCAGATCTCAGTCATGTTGATCAGCTAGCAATTGTACTACGTTATGTTAACAAAGATGGGCCTGTGGAACGGTTACTGGGGTTTGTTCCAATCTATTCTCATACAGGAGAACATCTTGAAAATACTGTGTTGTCATTCCTGGCTGTATTGAAAATTAATATTCAGGATTGCAGAGGCCAAAGCTACGATAACGCTAGCAATATGTCTGGCAGATACAATGGATTGCAAGCTAGAATTCGTGCAATCAATCAGTTGGCATATTATGTGCCTTGTTCTGCACATTCACTGAATTTGGTTGGAACATGTGCTGCAGAATCCTGTCTTAAAGCAGCTACATTTTTTAATCTATTGGAGtgcatctatgtttttttttcttcatccacTCATCGATGGAACATTCTTAAAAATGAGCTTTGCAAAGCTCCTGGAAATCTTTCTGTAAAAGGTCTGTCTGGCACAAGATGGGCTGCTCGTTCTGATGCTACTAAAGCACTGAGAATCGGTTTTCAGTATGTGAAAAATGCTCTCAGAGAATTAGAGTCGTCTGATCACCAAGTAAGAGTCCAACATGAGGCAAAGTCCTTATTGGGAAAACTCAACCACTTTGAAACCGCCATTCTTCTTGTGGTGTGGGGAAACATCTTAGAAAGGCTAAATGCGACTAGTAAAACTTTACAAAACACCAAAATCTGTCTTTCAGAAGTAGTCATACTTTATAACTCATTGATTGCATATGTGCAAATAATTAGGGATTCATTTGACACATATGAACTAGAAGCTAAAAAGCTAACTAGAGACCATACATATGCAGGAGAAGGAAAAcggcttaaaaaacgcaaaaCATTTGCTGATGAATCACCATTTGATGATGTTAACCAACATATGTCAGCAAGAAACAAATTTATCACTGAAACATTCTATGTATTAACAGATTCTCTTATTGCAGAGCTTAAAAGAAGGAATCAGTGCTATGAATGCTTGAATAACcgttttgatatttttaatacaaacttgCCAATATCAGATTTACGCAGCTCTGcagacaaattgcaaaaaaactacCCAGAGGATCTCGAAGACTGTTTTACAGaagaatttttacaattttctgcaTTGATACCCCAGGAATCCATGGTGTGCCCAATGGCAATGAGGCAATATATAATTGCCAGGGACttgcaaaaaacatttccaaatactGAAACCTTGCTACGTATGTTTTTATGCatgtctgtaaccaatgccagTGGAGAAAGATCATTTTCCTGTTtgaaaaggataaaaaatgaaagaagaacTACCATGGGCCAAGAAAGGTTATCAGCCCTTTCTTTGCTAGCTGTGGAATCCGCTTTAGTCAGACAACTTGACTTTGATGACATTGTGGATTCTTTTGCTAAGCAAAAAGTACGTAAAGTTAATTTGTAA